In Gavia stellata isolate bGavSte3 chromosome 33, bGavSte3.hap2, whole genome shotgun sequence, the DNA window GGGGATGATGctttctgcaaaatgaagaCGATTCCCATCTGCCCTCCGCCACTCCCTTTGCACAAATGAGTTTCTTAAAAAAGCACATGAGAAATGAGCTCAAACGCTCGTCCCAGAGCACGGGGACACCCACGGTCATGCAGCCACAGGGTGCAGGGTGGTGGCAGAAACCCTCCAGCATCTCCCGCACCCACTGGCATGTGGACATGGGGCAAATGGGGTGGCTGTTTCTGCCCCCTCCCCTCGTATTTGCCCCCTGTGCTGTTACCCCCTGCTTGCACTGTCGTGGTGTTTCCAGCACTACtgcaagaagggaagaaaagaaggggaaagtGGAGAGAGGTTGAAGCTTTGTGGGGAGCCCATCACTATCAGGGCCAGGGTGAACTGCTGAGTTAATTAACGATGTCAAAAACTGCCTGGAAACACGGAAAACAACCTCCAAACCgacaacaaaaccaaatcctCGCATGCCtagcagagagggagagggcagggggggtgaggaggggcAGAAAGGAAGGCTTCAAATTAGATCAAAATCTAACGAGCTAATGCTGGCAATAGGAGCTCTCCAGAAATTAAAGCTGTTGAACTGCAGCAGACTGTCCTCTTCTTCAGAGACGTCCCGGCTGACCTGATCCCGCTCACCGGCGAGCTTGCCCAGCCCTCCTTTGGGTTTGTAGAGGGCCACGTCGctgagccccagcccctccagctccgCCACGTCCAGCCGCGGGATCGGCATCCTCCAG includes these proteins:
- the MLLT11 gene encoding protein AF1q → MLDTISSQYDSFIYWRMPIPRLDVAELEGLGLSDVALYKPKGGLGKLAGERDQVSRDVSEEEDSLLQFNSFNFWRAPIASISSLDFDLI